Proteins encoded together in one Salmo trutta chromosome 3, fSalTru1.1, whole genome shotgun sequence window:
- the LOC115185578 gene encoding DENN domain-containing protein 3 isoform X2, with amino-acid sequence MLGCDSTIVSLMYRGGKMADHLPSGLLEACVVVGASGDKLKDVYQSLQQGNTTTDIFSLDPEVLQVHVPPFVTKENADESGVPRTFSRVQCRRSFIKKKERPVVAPSGPGGAGSSEGATVTEDVSVPKDIDLMALPQLCFPGGLQVTNEPKEERFHFLVFTDVFGNQTHGVVVQCCRPFQEGSVFYQNGHWSSTRTTKLYTAYAICVISKHPYYNALKDCLSCLLVQLRTCRLSEERVKEFAAKLSLVPIPPPGQLHVVFNLRPLMIILPSREDKEHPAVDLDLHLPFLCFRSKQILQIITGILMEQRVVFFSADWARLTLVAECFMLYIHPLHWQHPYVPILSAQMLDFVMAPTAFLMGCHLNHFEEVAAETDDLILINIDDGTVSSSCSETVDLPDVPFASAECFTKRRKGLQLQYDLEVCHQGAGTDVNEMRMLRRQWQQNLNWEIQKVTLELIVNMFRDVSGHLNYEHRVFNSEEFLKTRELADQPFYKKVLETHIFHSFLKDRLNRKMDAFTRMEVNTRSETQKMKAMTDNPRRPTMQEMARKYSSDPENRLNKRLGMSLPNLGEERHLNLLRQTSLKKIIIPESAFKIPPKPVKIFKLPEFPPPMVHHHVQNYYGELIILLGKAIFCVPPENSTLLARYFYLRGFMNTLCSKRLDALSDFQNLYKTDIEIFPTDLVKALVDSLQKDERSQADRRPELKRLIFKVKTDNEMVLVQADDHVKKFQLPKTHMLQEDFVKRIQESGIVKDVATIHRLFEALTVGKLRLTIHRLFEALTVGKLRLTIHRLFEALTVGQQKQIDPEVFRVFYTFWKETEVEAQDVHLPAEVIEHLDNNECVYKLSCSVKTNQGVGKIAMTQKRLFLLTDGRPGFIEITKFRDIKEVKISFAPFLLLRIPSLKIKCSLRKEVFEANLKSACDLWNLMVREMWAGRTMADDHKDPQYMQQALTNVLLMDAVVGCLQTQKAVFAASKLAYFDRVKHEVPMMVPKTTSETLKHKINPSLDLPAPQTVHVLHYTPGQLSYSEVDGDGNPKLWCALSGGRVVVFDAASWSMQQNCIQVGSSQLNCMLGLDQDQVWIGSQDSIIYIIDTRSMSCNKQLTEHRHEVMDFALEESDKMSQTYSCSADGTVILWDLSTLKVKKQFQLTCDRLMSIQLFNGTLWCCARDGIVELRKNGTPHRKMTLPEDLQNMPTEFSSLILFLERGQLWTSCSDSDELCLWHCKDLTKPFLRVQLQNCTGVNCMIKVKNQIWVGCSGPSPDQCRRSGKIYIVDTESHSVEKELMAHTDSVQALCSAEGRYVLSGSACQDGKIAIWKVE; translated from the exons ATGCTTGGATGTGATTCCACCATTGTGAGCCTGATGTACAGAGGAGGAAAGATGGCAGACCATCTTCCCTCAGGGTTACTGGAAGCATGTGTTGTCGTCGGAGCCTCTGGGGATAAACTCAAGGATGTCTACCAG TCTCTACAGCAGGGCAACACGACAACAGACATCTTTTCTTTAGACCCAGAGGTCTTGCAAGTCCACGTGCCTCCATTTGTGACCAAAGAGAATGCAGATGAGTCTGGTGTCCCCAGAACCTTTAGTCGAGTCCAGTGCAGACGGTCCTTCATCAAGAAGAAGGAGAGGCCAGTGGTGGCTCCTAGTGGCCCTGGAGGGGCCGGGAGCAGTGAGGGGGCCACTGTCACGGAGGATGTCAGCGTCCCCAAGGACATCGACCTCATGGCCCTGCCCCAACTCTGCTTTCCAG GGGGGCTTCAAGTAACAAATGAACCAAAAGAAGAGCGTTTTCACTTTCTAGTCTTCACGGATGTGTTCGGTAACCAAACCCATGGAGTGGTTGTTCAGTGTTGTAGACCATTTCAG GAAGGGTCGGTGTTCTATCAGAATGGACACTGGTCGTCCACCAGGACCACTAAGCTCTACACTGCTTATGCCATCTGTGTCATATCCAAGCATCCTTATTACAATGCTCTGAAGGACTGTCTGTCTTG TTTGCTGGTGCAGCTTAGAACATGCAGGTTGTCTGAAGAGAGGGTGAAGGAATTTGCAGCCAAACTGTCTCTAGTGCCCATTCCACCTCCTGGACAACTACATGTG GTGTTCAACCTGAGACCCCTGATGATCATACTGCCTTCCAGAGAGGATAAGGAACACCCCGCTGTAGACCTGGACCTCCATTTGCCCTTCCTGTGCTTTAGATCCAAACAGATTTTACAG ATCATCACTGGTATTCTGATGGAGCAGAGGGTAGTGTTCTTCTCAGCTGACTGGGCCCGCCTCACCCTGGTGGCAGAGTGTTTCATGCTCTACATCCACCCCCTCCATTGGCAGCACCCCTACGTGCCCATCCTCTCAGCCCAGATGCTGGACTTCGTCATGGCTCCCACCGCCTTCCTCATGGGCTGCCACCTCAACCACTTTGAGGAGGTCGCTGCG GAAACAGACGACCTGATCTTGATTAATATTGATGATGGAACAGTGTCTTCCTCCTGCTCAGAGACTGTTGACCTACCAGACGTCCCCTTCGCTTCGGCAGAGTGTTTTACCAAGCG GAGGAAGGGCCTCCAGCTACAATATGATCTAGAGGTGTGTCACCAAGGGGCCGGCACAGACGTTAATGAGATGCGCATGCTGAGAAGACAATGGCAGCAGAACCTGAACTGGGAAATACAGAAGGTTACCTTGGAGCTCATTGTCAACATGTTTAG GGATGTCAGTGGTCACCTGAACTATGAACACAGAGTCTTTAACAGTGAAGAGTTCCTGAAGACCAGAGAGCTAGCTGACCAACCCTTCTATAAAAAG GTCTTGGAGACACACATCTTTCATTCATTCCTGAAGGACCGCCTCAATAGGAAGATGGATGCTTTCACACGCATGGAAGTCAACACTCGCTCAGAGACACAGAA AATGAAAGCGATGACAGACAACCCCAGGAGGCCCACCATGCAGGAAATGGCCAGGAAGTATAGCAGCGACCCAGAGAACCGTCTGAACAAGAGGCTGGGGATGAGCCTCCCCAACCTGGGAGAGGAGCGCCACCTCAACCTCCTCAGACAAACCTCCCTCAAGAAGATCATTATCCCTGAAAGTG CCTTCAAGATCCCGCCCAAGCCTGTGAAGATCTTCAAGCTGCCAGAATTTCCTCCTCCCATGGTGCACCACCATGTCCAGAACTACTATGGAGAGTTGATCATACTACTGGGGAAGGCCATCTTCTGTGTTCCTCCTGAGAACTCCACCCTCCTGGCCAG GTACTTCTACCTGCGCGGCTTCATGAACACGCTGTGTTCCAAGCGTCTAGATGCCCTCAGCGACTTCCAGAACCTCTACAAGACGGACATCGAGATCTTCCCCACCGACCTGGTGAAGGCGCTAGTGGACTCGCTGCAGAAGGACGAGCGCTCCCAGGCGGACCGGCGACCAGAGCTCAAGCGGCTCATCTTCAAGGTGAAGACAGACAATGAGATGGTGCTGGTCCAAGCTGACGACCACGTGAAGAAGTTTCAGCTCCCTAAGACCCACATGCTGCAGGAGGACTTTGTGAAGCGCATCCAGGAGTCTGGGATTGTGAAAGACGTCGCCACCATCCATAGGCTGTTTGAGGCTCTCACTGTGGGTAAGTTGAGACTTACCATCCATAGGCTGTTTGAGGCTCTCACTGTGGGTAAGTTGAGACTTACCATTCATAGGCTGTTTGAGGCTCTCACTGTGG GGCAACAGAAGCAGATTGACCCAGAGGTGTTCCGTGTGTTCTACACCTTCTGGAAGGAGACGGAGGTGGAGGCCCAGGACGTTCACCTGCCAGCTGAGGTCATAGAGCACCTGGACAACAACGAGTGTGTCTACAAGCTGTCCTGCTCCGTGAAAACCAACCAGGGAGTGGGAAAGATCGCCATGACACAGAAGAGGCTCTTCCTGCTCACTGACGGGAGGCCTGGGTTTATCGAGATCACCAAGTTCAGAGACATAAAG GAGGTGAAAATCTCCTTTGCTCCTTTCCTGCTGCTGAGGATCCCGTCTCTGAAGATCAAGTGCAGTCTGAGGAAGGAGGTGTTTGAGGCCAACCTGAAGTCTGCGTGTGACCTGTGGAATCTCATGGTCAGAGAGATGTGGGCTGGGAGGACGATGGCAGACGACCACAAG GATCCTCAGTACATGCAGCAGGCTTTGACTAACGTCTTGCTCATGGATGCTGTGGTTGGGTGCCTTCAGACCCAGAAGGCCGTATTTGCCGCCTCCAAACTGGCATACTTTGACAGAGTGAAACATGAAG TTCCTATGATGGTTCCAAAGACAACATCGGAGACGTTGAAACACAAGATCAATCCATCGCTAGACCTCCCAGCTCCACAGACTGTACACGTCTTACACTacacaccag gCCAGTTGAGTTACTCGGAGGTAGACGGAGATGGGAACCCCAAGCTGTGGTGTGCCCTCAGTGGTGGGAGGGTGGTTGTGTTTGATGCAGCCAGCTGGTCCATGCAGCAGAATTGTATTCAAGTGGGATCCTCCCAACTG AACTGCATGCTGGGATTGGACCAGGATCAAGTATGGATTGGCTCCCAGGATTCCATAATTTACATAATTGACACTCGCAGCATGTCCTGCAATAAGCAGCTGACAGAGCACCGGCATGAGGTTATGGACTTTGCACTGGAGGAGAGTGACAAGATGAG ccAGACATACTCCTGTAGTGCCGATGGAACAGTCATTCTGTGGGACCTCTCAACACTAAAAGTGAAAAAGCAGTTTCAACTGACCTGTGATAGGCTTATGTCCATTCAGCTCTTCAATGGAACACTGTGGTGCT GTGCCAGAGACGGCATCGTTGAACTGAGGAAGAACGGAACGCCACATCGTAAGATGACACTTCCTGAGGATCTACAGAACATGCCCACTGAGTTCAGCAGCCTCATCCTCTTCTTAGAG AGGGGCCAGTTGTGGACGAGCTGTTCTGATTCTGACGAGCTCTGTCTGTGGCACTGTAAAGACCTGACCAAGCCTTTCTTGAGGGTGCAGCTGCAGAACTGTACAGGGGTCAACTGTATGATCAAGGTTAAGAATCAG ATCTGGGTTGGCTGCAGCGGGCCGAGCCCTGACCAGTGCAGGAGGAGTGGGAAGATCTACATAGTGGACACAGAGAGCCACAGTGTAGAGAAGGAGCTGATggcccacacagacagtgtccaGGCACTGTGCTCTGCAGAGGGCCGCTATGTACTCAGCGGCTCCGCCTGCCAGGATGGAAAAATCGCCATTTGGAAGGTTGAGTAG
- the LOC115185578 gene encoding DENN domain-containing protein 3 isoform X4 encodes MLGCDSTIVSLMYRGGKMADHLPSGLLEACVVVGASGDKLKDVYQSLQQGNTTTDIFSLDPEVLQVHVPPFVTKENADESGVPRTFSRVQCRRSFIKKKERPVVAPSGPGGAGSSEGATVTEDVSVPKDIDLMALPQLCFPGGLQVTNEPKEERFHFLVFTDVFGNQTHGVVVQCCRPFQEGSVFYQNGHWSSTRTTKLYTAYAICVISKHPYYNALKDCLSCLLVQLRTCRLSEERVKEFAAKLSLVPIPPPGQLHVVFNLRPLMIILPSREDKEHPAVDLDLHLPFLCFRSKQILQIITGILMEQRVVFFSADWARLTLVAECFMLYIHPLHWQHPYVPILSAQMLDFVMAPTAFLMGCHLNHFEEVAAETDDLILINIDDGTVSSSCSETVDLPDVPFASAECFTKRRKGLQLQYDLEVCHQGAGTDVNEMRMLRRQWQQNLNWEIQKVTLELIVNMFRDVSGHLNYEHRVFNSEEFLKTRELADQPFYKKVLETHIFHSFLKDRLNRKMDAFTRMEVNTRSETQKMKAMTDNPRRPTMQEMARKYSSDPENRLNKRLGMSLPNLGEERHLNLLRQTSLKKIIIPESAFKIPPKPVKIFKLPEFPPPMVHHHVQNYYGELIILLGKAIFCVPPENSTLLARYFYLRGFMNTLCSKRLDALSDFQNLYKTDIEIFPTDLVKALVDSLQKDERSQADRRPELKRLIFKVKTDNEMVLVQADDHVKKFQLPKTHMLQEDFVKRIQESGIVKDVATIHRLFEALTVGQQKQIDPEVFRVFYTFWKETEVEAQDVHLPAEVIEHLDNNECVYKLSCSVKTNQGVGKIAMTQKRLFLLTDGRPGFIEITKFRDIKEVKISFAPFLLLRIPSLKIKCSLRKEVFEANLKSACDLWNLMVREMWAGRTMADDHKDPQYMQQALTNVLLMDAVVGCLQTQKAVFAASKLAYFDRVKHEVPMMVPKTTSETLKHKINPSLDLPAPQTVHVLHYTPGQLSYSEVDGDGNPKLWCALSGGRVVVFDAASWSMQQNCIQVGSSQLNCMLGLDQDQVWIGSQDSIIYIIDTRSMSCNKQLTEHRHEVMDFALEESDKMSQTYSCSADGTVILWDLSTLKVKKQFQLTCDRLMSIQLFNGTLWCCARDGIVELRKNGTPHRKMTLPEDLQNMPTEFSSLILFLERGQLWTSCSDSDELCLWHCKDLTKPFLRVQLQNCTGVNCMIKVKNQIWVGCSGPSPDQCRRSGKIYIVDTESHSVEKELMAHTDSVQALCSAEGRYVLSGSACQDGKIAIWKVE; translated from the exons ATGCTTGGATGTGATTCCACCATTGTGAGCCTGATGTACAGAGGAGGAAAGATGGCAGACCATCTTCCCTCAGGGTTACTGGAAGCATGTGTTGTCGTCGGAGCCTCTGGGGATAAACTCAAGGATGTCTACCAG TCTCTACAGCAGGGCAACACGACAACAGACATCTTTTCTTTAGACCCAGAGGTCTTGCAAGTCCACGTGCCTCCATTTGTGACCAAAGAGAATGCAGATGAGTCTGGTGTCCCCAGAACCTTTAGTCGAGTCCAGTGCAGACGGTCCTTCATCAAGAAGAAGGAGAGGCCAGTGGTGGCTCCTAGTGGCCCTGGAGGGGCCGGGAGCAGTGAGGGGGCCACTGTCACGGAGGATGTCAGCGTCCCCAAGGACATCGACCTCATGGCCCTGCCCCAACTCTGCTTTCCAG GGGGGCTTCAAGTAACAAATGAACCAAAAGAAGAGCGTTTTCACTTTCTAGTCTTCACGGATGTGTTCGGTAACCAAACCCATGGAGTGGTTGTTCAGTGTTGTAGACCATTTCAG GAAGGGTCGGTGTTCTATCAGAATGGACACTGGTCGTCCACCAGGACCACTAAGCTCTACACTGCTTATGCCATCTGTGTCATATCCAAGCATCCTTATTACAATGCTCTGAAGGACTGTCTGTCTTG TTTGCTGGTGCAGCTTAGAACATGCAGGTTGTCTGAAGAGAGGGTGAAGGAATTTGCAGCCAAACTGTCTCTAGTGCCCATTCCACCTCCTGGACAACTACATGTG GTGTTCAACCTGAGACCCCTGATGATCATACTGCCTTCCAGAGAGGATAAGGAACACCCCGCTGTAGACCTGGACCTCCATTTGCCCTTCCTGTGCTTTAGATCCAAACAGATTTTACAG ATCATCACTGGTATTCTGATGGAGCAGAGGGTAGTGTTCTTCTCAGCTGACTGGGCCCGCCTCACCCTGGTGGCAGAGTGTTTCATGCTCTACATCCACCCCCTCCATTGGCAGCACCCCTACGTGCCCATCCTCTCAGCCCAGATGCTGGACTTCGTCATGGCTCCCACCGCCTTCCTCATGGGCTGCCACCTCAACCACTTTGAGGAGGTCGCTGCG GAAACAGACGACCTGATCTTGATTAATATTGATGATGGAACAGTGTCTTCCTCCTGCTCAGAGACTGTTGACCTACCAGACGTCCCCTTCGCTTCGGCAGAGTGTTTTACCAAGCG GAGGAAGGGCCTCCAGCTACAATATGATCTAGAGGTGTGTCACCAAGGGGCCGGCACAGACGTTAATGAGATGCGCATGCTGAGAAGACAATGGCAGCAGAACCTGAACTGGGAAATACAGAAGGTTACCTTGGAGCTCATTGTCAACATGTTTAG GGATGTCAGTGGTCACCTGAACTATGAACACAGAGTCTTTAACAGTGAAGAGTTCCTGAAGACCAGAGAGCTAGCTGACCAACCCTTCTATAAAAAG GTCTTGGAGACACACATCTTTCATTCATTCCTGAAGGACCGCCTCAATAGGAAGATGGATGCTTTCACACGCATGGAAGTCAACACTCGCTCAGAGACACAGAA AATGAAAGCGATGACAGACAACCCCAGGAGGCCCACCATGCAGGAAATGGCCAGGAAGTATAGCAGCGACCCAGAGAACCGTCTGAACAAGAGGCTGGGGATGAGCCTCCCCAACCTGGGAGAGGAGCGCCACCTCAACCTCCTCAGACAAACCTCCCTCAAGAAGATCATTATCCCTGAAAGTG CCTTCAAGATCCCGCCCAAGCCTGTGAAGATCTTCAAGCTGCCAGAATTTCCTCCTCCCATGGTGCACCACCATGTCCAGAACTACTATGGAGAGTTGATCATACTACTGGGGAAGGCCATCTTCTGTGTTCCTCCTGAGAACTCCACCCTCCTGGCCAG GTACTTCTACCTGCGCGGCTTCATGAACACGCTGTGTTCCAAGCGTCTAGATGCCCTCAGCGACTTCCAGAACCTCTACAAGACGGACATCGAGATCTTCCCCACCGACCTGGTGAAGGCGCTAGTGGACTCGCTGCAGAAGGACGAGCGCTCCCAGGCGGACCGGCGACCAGAGCTCAAGCGGCTCATCTTCAAGGTGAAGACAGACAATGAGATGGTGCTGGTCCAAGCTGACGACCACGTGAAGAAGTTTCAGCTCCCTAAGACCCACATGCTGCAGGAGGACTTTGTGAAGCGCATCCAGGAGTCTGGGATTGTGAAAGACGTCGCCACCATCCATAGGCTGTTTGAGGCTCTCACTGTGG GGCAACAGAAGCAGATTGACCCAGAGGTGTTCCGTGTGTTCTACACCTTCTGGAAGGAGACGGAGGTGGAGGCCCAGGACGTTCACCTGCCAGCTGAGGTCATAGAGCACCTGGACAACAACGAGTGTGTCTACAAGCTGTCCTGCTCCGTGAAAACCAACCAGGGAGTGGGAAAGATCGCCATGACACAGAAGAGGCTCTTCCTGCTCACTGACGGGAGGCCTGGGTTTATCGAGATCACCAAGTTCAGAGACATAAAG GAGGTGAAAATCTCCTTTGCTCCTTTCCTGCTGCTGAGGATCCCGTCTCTGAAGATCAAGTGCAGTCTGAGGAAGGAGGTGTTTGAGGCCAACCTGAAGTCTGCGTGTGACCTGTGGAATCTCATGGTCAGAGAGATGTGGGCTGGGAGGACGATGGCAGACGACCACAAG GATCCTCAGTACATGCAGCAGGCTTTGACTAACGTCTTGCTCATGGATGCTGTGGTTGGGTGCCTTCAGACCCAGAAGGCCGTATTTGCCGCCTCCAAACTGGCATACTTTGACAGAGTGAAACATGAAG TTCCTATGATGGTTCCAAAGACAACATCGGAGACGTTGAAACACAAGATCAATCCATCGCTAGACCTCCCAGCTCCACAGACTGTACACGTCTTACACTacacaccag gCCAGTTGAGTTACTCGGAGGTAGACGGAGATGGGAACCCCAAGCTGTGGTGTGCCCTCAGTGGTGGGAGGGTGGTTGTGTTTGATGCAGCCAGCTGGTCCATGCAGCAGAATTGTATTCAAGTGGGATCCTCCCAACTG AACTGCATGCTGGGATTGGACCAGGATCAAGTATGGATTGGCTCCCAGGATTCCATAATTTACATAATTGACACTCGCAGCATGTCCTGCAATAAGCAGCTGACAGAGCACCGGCATGAGGTTATGGACTTTGCACTGGAGGAGAGTGACAAGATGAG ccAGACATACTCCTGTAGTGCCGATGGAACAGTCATTCTGTGGGACCTCTCAACACTAAAAGTGAAAAAGCAGTTTCAACTGACCTGTGATAGGCTTATGTCCATTCAGCTCTTCAATGGAACACTGTGGTGCT GTGCCAGAGACGGCATCGTTGAACTGAGGAAGAACGGAACGCCACATCGTAAGATGACACTTCCTGAGGATCTACAGAACATGCCCACTGAGTTCAGCAGCCTCATCCTCTTCTTAGAG AGGGGCCAGTTGTGGACGAGCTGTTCTGATTCTGACGAGCTCTGTCTGTGGCACTGTAAAGACCTGACCAAGCCTTTCTTGAGGGTGCAGCTGCAGAACTGTACAGGGGTCAACTGTATGATCAAGGTTAAGAATCAG ATCTGGGTTGGCTGCAGCGGGCCGAGCCCTGACCAGTGCAGGAGGAGTGGGAAGATCTACATAGTGGACACAGAGAGCCACAGTGTAGAGAAGGAGCTGATggcccacacagacagtgtccaGGCACTGTGCTCTGCAGAGGGCCGCTATGTACTCAGCGGCTCCGCCTGCCAGGATGGAAAAATCGCCATTTGGAAGGTTGAGTAG